One region of Polypterus senegalus isolate Bchr_013 chromosome 11, ASM1683550v1, whole genome shotgun sequence genomic DNA includes:
- the LOC120539760 gene encoding progonadoliberin-1-like: protein MSATRSTVLCLVFALTILADICDGQHWSYGLRPGGKRDVEKMKDVLQDIPGVSDKFENADHPGCIFAPQCRKLNGLKEVLVSLIEGEPGRKKV from the exons ATGTCAGCGACAAGGAGCACTGTGCTGTGTTTGGTCTTTGCCTTAACCATACTAGCTGATATTTGTGATGGGCAGCACTGGTCTTATGGACTACGGCCGGGTGGGAAGCGAGATGTAGAGAAGATGAAGGATGTGCTTCAGGAT ATACCTGGAGTGTCAGACAAGTTTGAAAATGCAGATCACCCTGGCTGTATCTTCGCCCCTCAGTGTAGGAAATTGAATGGTCTCAAGGAGGTTCTG GTCAGCCTGATTGAAGGAGAACCTGgaagaaaaaaggtgtaa